The proteins below are encoded in one region of Brachyspira intermedia PWS/A:
- a CDS encoding META domain-containing protein produces MLIIFLIVSCAHNAVSIAEEPVIEEKIKVYRLISMHTAMNITISVDDNKIYGKSAINDYWANCKIDGESISIDMIKTTRKTDNAEKRRAEGDYLSILQTAYSIKIEGNRLIIYTRFIDEPLIYEEIKD; encoded by the coding sequence ATACTAATCATATTCCTTATTGTATCATGTGCTCATAATGCAGTTTCAATAGCAGAAGAACCTGTAATTGAAGAAAAAATTAAAGTTTATCGTCTTATAAGTATGCATACTGCTATGAATATAACTATTAGTGTAGATGATAATAAAATATATGGTAAATCTGCTATAAATGATTATTGGGCTAATTGTAAGATTGATGGAGAAAGCATATCAATAGATATGATAAAAACCACAAGAAAAACTGATAATGCTGAAAAGAGAAGGGCAGAGGGTGATTATTTATCAATACTTCAAACAGCATATTCAATCAAAATAGAGGGAAACAGACTTATAATATATACAAGGTTTATAGATGAACCTCTTATCTATGAAGAAATAAAAGATTAA